In the genome of Pieris napi chromosome 16, ilPieNapi1.2, whole genome shotgun sequence, one region contains:
- the LOC125057042 gene encoding NADH dehydrogenase [ubiquinone] flavoprotein 2, mitochondrial: MLSSLRSGVQGLWRASSRALQTSSTLQHDSLFVHRDTPEDNPNIAFEFTPENQQRIDALLAIYPEGHKRAAMIPLLDLAQRQNGGWLPISAMHKVAELLSLPRMRVYEVATFYTMFIRRPIGKYHVQVCTTTPCWLRGSDAVLNAIKDATGCEVGGNSPCGKFSISEVECLGACVNAPMMQVNDDYYEDLTVEDTKEIIDKLKRDEKPKPGPRSGRFASEPLGGLTSLTEEPTGPGYGLQDGLKA, translated from the exons ATGCTGTCCAGCCTAAGATCTGGCGTTCAAGGCTTG TGGAGAGCGTCTTCTAGAGCCTTACAGACGTCTTCTACTCTTCAACATGACAGTCTTTTCGTGCACAGAGACACCCCTGAAGATAACCCAAACATTGCCTTTGAATTTACACCAGAAAACCAACAG AGAATTGATGCCCTCCTAGCTATTTACCCTGAAGGCCACAAGCGTGCTGCAATGATACCATTGCTAGATTTAGCCCAACGTCAGAATGGAGGCTGGTTACCCATATCTGCTATGCATAAAGTAGCAGAGTTGTTGAGCCTACCTAGAATGAGAGTTTATGAAGTTGCAACCTTCTATACTATGTTTATCAG acGGCCAATTGGAAAGTACCATGTACAAGTATGTACCACCACTCCATGTTGGCTTCGTGGTTCAGATGCTGTCCTTAATGCCATCAAAGATGCTACTGGATGTGAAGTTGGTGGCAACAGCCCTTGTGGAAAATTTTCAATCTCTGAG GTTGAGTGCTTAGGAGCTTGCGTCAATGCACCAATGATGCAAGTGAATGATGACTACTAT GAAGATCTCACGGTAGAGGACACAAAGGAAATCATTGATAAACTGAAACGCGATGAAAAACCTAAACCTGGTCCAAG GAGTGGCCGTTTTGCATCTGAGCCCCTTGGAGGTCTCACATCACTAACAGAAGAGCCAACGGGACCTGGCTATGGATTGCAAGATGGTTTGAAAGCATAA